The following coding sequences lie in one Zingiber officinale cultivar Zhangliang chromosome 2B, Zo_v1.1, whole genome shotgun sequence genomic window:
- the LOC122046858 gene encoding alpha/beta hydrolase domain-containing protein 17C-like encodes MGGVASSVAAKLAFFPPSPPSYEMVTDPTTGMLRLSRFPHRENVEVLRLPTRRGTQIVAVYVRNPMASSTLLYSHGNAADLGQMYELFLELGIHLRVNLFAYDYSGYGQSTGKPNEQNTYADIEAAYKCLVEQYGTKEEEIILYGQSVGSGPTVNLATQLPRLRAIVLHSAILSGLRVMYPVKRTYWFDIYKNIDKIPLVKCPVLIIHGLSDEVVDCSHGKKLWELCKEKYEPLWLKGGKHCDLELFPDYIKHLKKFISTVEKSPSQRSTPQISTDRFEPPRKSSDCFEPSRKSSDFREKHRLSTDKMRTKDRRSGNMDKMGKLKASFDQLEKFRRSVDHVDKSKKNTDQLDKGRKSVDRLDRVWAG; translated from the exons ATGGGCGGCGTGGCGTCGTCGGTGGCCGCGAAGCTGGCCTTCTTTCCGCCTTCGCCGCCGTCGTATGAGATGGTGACGGACCCCACGACGGGGATGCTGAGGTTGAGCCGCTTCCCCCACCGTGAGAACGTGGAGGTGCTCCGCCTCCCCACACGCCGAGGAACTCAGATCGTTGCCGTGTACGTCCGGAATCCCATGGCGAGCTCCACGCTCCTCTACTCCCACGGAAACGCTGCCGACCTCGGCCAGATGTACGAGCTCTTCCTCGAGCTCGGCATCCACCTCCGCGTAAACCTCTTTGC ATATGATTATTCTGGATATGGACAATCTACTGGAAAG CCAAATGAACAGAACACTTACGCCGATATAGAGGCTGCTTATAAATGCCTTGTAGAGCAATATGGTACTAAGGAGGAAGAGATTATATTATATGGCCAATCTGTTGGAAGCGGACCGACTGTCAATTTGGCCACTCAACTACCTCGTTTGCGTGCTATTGTTTTACATAGTGCTATACTATCAGGTTTAAGAGTGATGTATCCAGTAAAGCGTACATATTGGTTTGACATCTATAAG AATATTGACAAAATTCCCTTGGTCAAATGCCCTGTACTAATAATCCAT GGACTATCAGATGAAGTCGTAGATTGCTCTCATGGCAAGAAACTATGGGAGCTATGCAAGGAGAAGTATGAGCCACTTTGGCTCAAAGGTGGGAAGCATTGTGATCTAGAGCTTTTCCCTGACTACATCAAACATCTCAAAAAATTTATTTCCACCGTGGAGAAATCACCTTCCCAAAGAAGCACCCCCCAAATAAGTACAGATAGGTTTGAGCCACCAAGGAAGAGCTCTGATTGCTTTGAACCCTCGAGGAAGAGCTCTGATTTCAGGGAGAAGCACAGGCTGAGTACAGATAAGATGAGAACTAAGGATCGGAGAAGTGGCAACATGGATAAAATGGGCAAATTGAAGGCTTCATTTGACCAGTTGGAGAAGTTCAGGAGAAGTGTGGATCATGTGGACAAGTCTAAGAAGAATACTGATCAGCTGGATAAGGGACGGAAGAGTGTCGACCGATTGGACAGAGTATGGGCTGGCTAA